CCGAAGGGCGAGCATGGCCTTCAGGCCCCTGCCTCAACGCCTCCGCCGCCCCTCCCGGAAGCCCGCTGTCCGAATCCATCGGACGGTCCCCCTCGGCGCTCCCTCACCGGAGCGTGACTCCCCTCCCAACGGGCCGCCTGCGCACCAACAAACCCACCCAGCAAAACGAAAAGAAAGCGAGAAACAAAAGAAACCCTCCATCTAGAAGCAAGTGAAACAACCACAAACCACAAGGCGTCCCTCCCTTCTCAGGGCGAGGGATAAGAGGGTGAGGTCTCCCTCTCCTTCATTGTCACATCCGAAAGTATGTGATAAACTTCACGCACTCCTGGCCAGGAGGCCGTGAATGTACGAACATGATGTCCTGGTGGTTGGGGCGGGGCTTGCCGGCATGCGCGCCGCTATCGAGGCCTACCGCATGGGCGCCAACGTCGCCGTCATCTCCAAGGTCCACCCCGTCCGCTCCCATTCCAACGCCGCGCAGGGCGGCATCAACGCCGCCATGGGCGGTGAAGGCAGCGACGATACCTGGGAGATTCACGCCTACGATACCGTCAAAGGTAGCGATTGGCTCGGCGACCAGGATGCGATCGAAGTCATGGCCAAAGAGGCCGCCGGCGATATCCTCGAGCTTGAGCACATGGGCGTCATCTTTGCCCGTGATCAGTACGGCAGGCTCACCACCCGGGCCTTCGGCGGCGCCAGCAAGCAGCGCACCTTCTTTGTCGGCGATATAACCGGTCAGGCCTGCCTCCATGTGATGTACGAACAACTCATGAAATCCGCCGTCCGCGTCTATGAGGAGTGGTTCGTCCTCTCCCTCATCAAGGAAGGCGGCGCATGCGTCGGCGTCGTCGCCATGGACATGATGCGCGGCGAGATCGAAGTCATCCGCGCCAAAGCCGTCATCCTAGCGGCAGGCGGCATCGGCCGCGTCTACGAGCCCAGCACCAACGGTCTCATCTGCACCGGGGACGGCCATGCCCTCGCCTACCGCGTCGGCGCGCCCCTCATGGACATGGAGATGGTCCAATACCATCCCACCACCCTCAAGGGCAACGGCGCGCTATTGACCGAAGGCGCTCGAGGCGAAGGCGCCTACCTCACCAACAAAGACGGCGACCGCTTCATGAAGAAGTACGCGCCGAACAAGCTCGAGCTCGCCTCCCGGGATGTCGTCTCCCGCTCGGAGCAGACGGAGATCAACGAAGGCCGCGGCGTCAACGGCTGCGTCTACCTAGACTGCCGCCACCTGGGCGAAAGGCTCATCATGTCCAAGCTCTACCAGATCTATGAGCTGGCCCGCGATTTCGCCAATATAGACATCGTCAAGGATCCGTGCCCAATCCGCCCGGGTATGCACTACATCATGGGCGGTGTGAAAACCGATGCCGATGGCGCGACCTTCATCCCCGGCCTCTACGCCGCAGGCGAATGCGCAAACGTGAGCATCCACGGCGGCAACCGCCTGGGCGCCAACTCCCTCCTGGAGACCGTCGTCTTCGGACGGCGCTCCGGTGCGGCGGCCGTCAACTACGCCAAGAAAACCTCCGCAGCCAAGGTCAACAGCGATGCCCTCATCGCCGAGCAGAAGCGCAAGATCCAGGGCCTCATGGATCGTCCCTACCCGGGCTTCACCGCCGCGAAGCTTCGCCTTGAGATGGGCGTCAGCATGGATCGCAATATCAGCGTCTTCCGCAGCGAAAAGGCCATGCAGGAGACCCAGGCCCTCCTCCGCGATATCAAGGCCCGCTATCAGAAAGTTTCCGTC
The window above is part of the Chloroflexota bacterium genome. Proteins encoded here:
- a CDS encoding FAD-binding protein, whose translation is MYEHDVLVVGAGLAGMRAAIEAYRMGANVAVISKVHPVRSHSNAAQGGINAAMGGEGSDDTWEIHAYDTVKGSDWLGDQDAIEVMAKEAAGDILELEHMGVIFARDQYGRLTTRAFGGASKQRTFFVGDITGQACLHVMYEQLMKSAVRVYEEWFVLSLIKEGGACVGVVAMDMMRGEIEVIRAKAVILAAGGIGRVYEPSTNGLICTGDGHALAYRVGAPLMDMEMVQYHPTTLKGNGALLTEGARGEGAYLTNKDGDRFMKKYAPNKLELASRDVVSRSEQTEINEGRGVNGCVYLDCRHLGERLIMSKLYQIYELARDFANIDIVKDPCPIRPGMHYIMGGVKTDADGATFIPGLYAAGECANVSIHGGNRLGANSLLETVVFGRRSGAAAVNYAKKTSAAKVNSDALIAEQKRKIQGLMDRPYPGFTAAKLRLEMGVSMDRNISVFRSEKAMQETQALLRDIKARYQKVSVRDHSKVYNWNLFSVLELENMIDVAEAIAAGAIARKESRGAHSRVDYPNRDDKNWLKHTLAYHTPQGPMIDYLPVTITRWPPERRVY